The sequence GGACTGCAGTGAGTGAAATGTGGGCAGGTCCTCACTTGTGTTCTCATTAATTGGAGGTGATGTACTGAGCATTCTGGTGTTGGAGCCTTGCTCACTGCTGAGATCTCTATTGCACTATTGCTGTGTAAACTACTGGAGTGGAGGATTTTTCTCATTCTATGTCCAAATTTTGATTAGAATGGAAGAATCAtcatttctataatgcctttcactaccttggaatatccaaagtgctttgtagccaatgaaggagTTAAGTGTAGTTACCtgttgtgggaaatgcagcagccaattggtgcacagaatgctcccacaaactgcaatgagataatgatcagatcatctgttttactggtgttggttgagggataaatattggccagaacactgcagAGAGCTCCCTGCAGTAGTATCTAAAACATGGAGTAGGCTTGAGTGACCAATGGCTGACTCCTGTCATTCACTAAGATCATTGCTAATCTTGTACCTCAATTCCACCTCCTGCACTTTTCCCACATCCTTTGCTATCCAAAAATTTATTGCTCTctcgaatatgctcaatgactggaattctctaccccaggagcTGTGGAGGCTCAAAGAGTCAttagagtgaagaaattcctgctcatctcagtcctcaatgactgacccctggttctaaactctccagcaaggggaaccatcctccctgcatccaatccttcaagccctgtaagaattttgtacgtttctaatgacatcacctctcctgcTTTTAAACTCTGGAATAGAGgctcagtctgctcaatctctcctccttgatctttcacatccacctgatgaCTGACACACTCTCGTGTGAATGTCAGAAAGTAGAGGAGTTATTGCTTATCCAGGAGTAGAATTTGGTTTGACTAGACATGAAATATAATCCTGAACTTTAGTTTATCGGTTCAACCAGTGAAGAAAAACTTTCATTGTGCTATAGGGAGATGAGGCTCAACTCCGATTGATGAAGTCAATGGCATTTTGCTAGTTTACAAATGGTGTCTATTTTTTTGAAGGATTAAGAATTCACTAACTAGgggaaaaataacttgcattttatATGAAGATCAAGGTCTAAATAGGCTGTCTTAATTTCTCtctgcagtccttctactttgatcgggatgatgttgccctgtgtcactttgctgagttcttcaaggagcagtcacatgaggaacgtgagcatgctgagaagcTGATGCAATTCCAGAATTGCCGTGGAGGACTGATCATCTTGTCTGACATCAAGGTTTGGTTCAATTATCTAGTGGCCTTCTGTCTGGATACCCTTAGACCTGATTGTTTCAAATATCTCAAAGCAATTGATTCCATGGTTGTGGTAGTGGAATCCAGTAATTCTATATTCCTGTGACACATTGTTTATGGTAAAATGGACTTCTGGTTGCTTTTTCATCCTATTTACCTTTGTACTGCATTTTGTATTTTGTTTGTTCCATTGTAAGTGAACTACCTGTGAGtttcctcttcagaaaccagagcaggatgagtggagcaatggtctggatgcaatgcagagagctctgcagatggagaagaatatgaaccagagtctgctggatctgcacaaaatctccactgggagcactgaccctcatgtaagttcatGTGGGTTTCtgggtaacttggaggtggtggaacATTGCTATCCTTGAGCTGTTTCAAAAGTGCTCCATGCCCAATAGCTTTGtttttggggggtgggtgggtgggggggggggtgttctctCTTGGGCTCTTCAGGGAGTGGGGGAAGAGGACCATGAAGTTGGCCTACTGTGGACATTGAGAAATAAATGGGTCCCAATATTTCCAGGATCTAAGCTCACATTTGTGCAGGAGTTACTGGATCATTAGAGCAAATGTACATCCATTTCAATTGCCCTACCTGATCCTTCTCCATTCCTAGAGAATTAAAATCCTAAATTGAGGGGATGCTCTGATCCTTGATATCTGCTACTGGCCATAACTCATTTCCCTCTTCTCtttcaagtgaagatgatcaagaagcttggagatcacatcaccaacctgaagagcctGGGAGCctctgagaatggcctgggagagtatctgtttgacaagcacactctgggggagagtgactaaactgactgactgggatcaagcttattgtgtttattacttgtatttatataatctgGCCCCTGTACTGTAGGGAATGAATGCTTGTGACTTTGTACAAAGAGCTGCAACCCATAattgtaaataaactgttcaacattgggCTGTGTTTTGTCCCCTTGTAAGTTTGAGTGGTTACTTATTTTTCATTTTAACATAACTTCGTTTCTATTGAACAAGAATTACACTGAGCTGTGCAATATTTATATGGGATTCAGTCCTCTGCAATGTGTGTTGCAATTGTGTAATGTCTATGTATTGACTGGGCCATTCAGGCACTTGTTATAAGATCTAATATGTTCAATGGTGTGTTTGGACAACTGGCAGCCCCATAGCATATTGGCCCAGTGACCAAAAGTCTGGTCAGAGGTATGTATTAAGGAGGTACAGAGATGTTTAGGAAGGCATCTCTAGAGCTAGGGACTGAGAAGCTGTATACAATTACCTGTTCCAAAGATCTGTTTTTGTACAAATGAGAATTCAATCCAACAAGATGTAACATCTGCTAAACACAGGACGAATTTGCCAGTAAATTATTGTTGCACCATTCCAGTCCAAGGAAAAAGTCCTGGATTAGCTTCCGATTTAGTGTATGTGCCTCGTGAACAAACAGCAGTTTCATTCAATAGCTGCAACAGATCCTCTTCAGTTATTCAGGTAGTTTAGTAATGGCACTCACCACTCCTGCTATAGGTTTGCTGGTAAGCTTTGGAGGTAGAAAAGCAATGTCTCAGCACACTAAACTCTGGGCACTACAAGTGGCAGAGGAGGGAAAGCAACAGGTACCATTAGCTTACTGTGGTTTGTGTGGATACTCTAGTGGGCCTGGGACAGTGGGTCAGGGACAGCTTCTTTTCCACCTGCTCCCATCATGGTTGAATAACTTGCCAACATAACCTCCATTCACATGCATAAGGAATTGGATAACGTATTGAAAGACTAACAATACTCCAACAAAATGTAATAGTTGGTGAAGGAGTAAATGTATTTAATTCCACAAAGCAAAAGGCACAAGATGTTAAACCCATTTCTACCCTGCCCTGGCCACTGCTGAAACACTCAATTTTAAAAGCCTAGCGATTATTTTCTTTAGTACCATTGTGAATTTCATTACTATCACCCTGGATTAGATCACCATTTCTTTCCTTCGTGGCAATGAATGGTTTCAAATGGTATTGCTGCGGCTCTAATAATAGTGTTTACAAGTTATTTTTAGGAATTTAGCTGAGAACTGTGTTGAGTGCAATTAAATTGCTAAGTACCGATATTCCATGTTAATGTCTTAGCAACACTCAAGCGCCTTTCTGATATCGATGCTAGAAAATGTCATTATATTGATGAGCCACAGTTCCATGAGTCGGCCTGGGTTTGCGTGCTTCATGGATCAACATCTCTCCAGCTCACTCGATGTGAAACTTTACAGGTGCTCGTGTTTTAAGAATTACttacaatttacagcacaggaaaaaGACCACTTCGGCCAACTGGCCCATGCTgtggtttatgctccatgtgaaacttgtcccaccccacttcatgtagacctattagcatatccttctattcctttctcccttgtgtttatccagctttcccttaagtgcatctatgctcTTTGCATTCAGAGTTATTACTGCGAGTAGCTCAGTAAACGCACCGCTGCTGCTGTGGATTTTCTGTTAAGCTGTGTGGGTAAAGAAGTGAGTAACAGCTATAGAGACCCGCAATGTTTGAgctcaaggacagcatttattgtccgtcactaattgcctttgagaaggtgctggtcagccatcttcttgaaccgctgcagtgttgtggtgaaggtactccaacagtgctttTCGGGAGGAAGTTCCTGGATTTTGCCGCAGTGACGAAAtacgaatggtgatatatttccaagtcaggttgttgTGTAACGTGGAGGTGAACTTGCAGGCGATAGTGTTCCCAAActtctgctgcctttgtccttctaattGCTAGAGCTCATGGGATGGCttgtgctgctgaaaaagccttggcgagttgctgcagtgcatcttgtcgatggtacacactgcagccatggtgcaccggtggtggaagcagtgaatgtggaaggtggtggatggggtgccaatcaagcggcctgctttgtcctggatggtgtcgagcttcttgatgatTGCTGAAGCTGCACTCagccagtcaagtggagagtattccaccacaatcctgacttgtgccttgtcgatgctgGAAAGACTTTCGggtgttaggaggtgagacactcaccgcaaaaTCCCCGGCCTGGCCTGCTCTTATCACCAGAGTATTTATGCGGCTGGGCGAGTTCAGTTCCTGATCAGCGATGACCCCAGGGGTTAATGCTGGGGAATTCAGCGGCAGTGAATGTTAAGtgcaggtggttagactctcgctttttgcagatcgtcattgcctggcacttgtgtgctgccaTTTTTACTTGCCCATTATCAGCCCcacactgaatgtcatccaggtcttgctgcatgtgggcatggattgcttcatttttgATGTCTTGcaaatggaacagaacactgtgtaatcatcagtaaacattcccacttctggccttatgatggagggaagttcattgatgaagcagcttaagatagctgggccaaggacactgccctgaggtatTCCTGCAGcgttgtcctggggctgagatgattgacctccaacaaccatttcctttgtgctagatatgagtcCAGCTCATCGAGAGTTTTCTATAttcgcattgacttcaattttacaagggctaCTTGATGCCGCACTCCATCAGTGGCTGCCTTGCTGTGaaaggtagtcactctcacctcacctggaattcagttcctttgtacatgtttggaccaaggctgcaatgagatcaagagccgagtggtcctgacacaacccaaactgggcatcggtgagcagattattggtgataaaatcttccctcactttgctgatgattgagtgtagactgatggggcggaaaTTGGCCtgaatggatttgtcctgctttttctggacaggacGTACCAGGGgaatttttcacattgtcgggtagatgccagtgtctctgtactggaacagcttggctagaggtgtggccatgaatttacagattgtggtgcaatacaattctgcagttgctgatgacccacagtgcctcatggatgaccagttttgagctgctcaatCTGTTTTGAATCTATTACATTTAATAGATTCTCAAGCCACTCACCACgaaggagggtgtcctcagtgtgaagacaagaatttgtctccacaaggactgtgtggtggtcactgctgccaatgctgtcatggacaggtgaatctgtgacaggtagattgctgaggacaagatcagtaggtttttcccttgtgttgattctctcaccatctgTCGGAAGCCCAATCTGgatgctatgtccttcaggactcagcccgcTTGCTCAGTGCTACCGAGcccctcttggtgatggacattgaagcctaTTGCTAAtatcagtgcttctttcaagtggccttcaacatggaggagtactgattcatcagctgagggagggcggtaggtggtaatcagcaggaggtttccatgcCCAAGCTTGACCTGAACCCATGAGACTTGATAGGGTCCAGAGTAAATGTTCAGGACTCCTACCGCTACTCCCTCCCGACTATATACCACTGAGCCGCCACTTCTGGTGTGTCTGCCcttctggtgggacaggacatacgcagggatggtgaaggaggaatctgggacattggctgaaaggtatgattctgtgcttATGAATatgtcgggctgttgcttgactaacctgtaggacagctctccccATTTAGGCACAAGataccagatgttagtgaggaggactttgcagggtcgactgggctgggtgtaccattgtcatgtcagaagccggtgccgaggtcaatgccgggttgTCCATCCTGTTTTATTCTAATTATTGTTTCTCGTAACGGTTTGTTATAACTgattggcttgcttggccatttcagagggcagttaagactcaaccacattgctttgggttTGGAGTCATATtggccagatttccttcccgaaggacattagtgaagcagatgggtttttacaacaatccaatagctCCCTGGGCAACATtagtgataccagctttttattccagattttaatttaattaactgaatttcaattccccagctgccgtggtgggactttggatcattagtccaggcctctgaattacttgtccagtaacataaccactattttACCGTACTCTTTGCATCTCTCAATGGCACTTTTGGAGTATCAATGTCACCACAATTCATACGTTGATGAGACACAATTCTACAAGTCATGTTGGGTTTTGCGTGCTGATGAGTTTCACGGCTTCATGTTTCAGATCAAACAAATTCTTCAGCTCAATCGATGTGAAAAACTTTACAGATGCCCTTGTTTTAAGAATTACATAAaatctgcagcacagaaataggccattctctctggcaaattgcagtggtgagcggttctTCTTGAACGTAAAACGCTTCAAGGATGAGGtgaggaaccgaatgggacaagattgatttaatagtctttcaatcatgagcatggagagcgaagtactgagaggacttgattcacacactgagcctcctccCAATTTCaattaaccctatcagcatatcctgccaatccttcctccctcatgtgttcatccagcttccccttaaacgcgTCCATGCTTTTTGTCTCAACTATTCCTTTTGATAGCGAGTTAAACATTCTgaacactctctgagtaaagaagtttcttttgaagtcTCTCTTAGATTATTAATTCTaactttctatataattctatggagatcagaactgtgcacaatactccaagtgttgtcTTGCCAAGGTTCGATATAAAGTTAACATGCTGCACAGGGATGTGGTTCAGTTCACCTCAACCgtgttctccctgtggccgaggagctcctccctgagtcacagtgcgtatttcgtcccctacgggtaaCAACGGACATGTTCTTTGCAGCACgccaattgcaggaaaaatgcagggagcagcgccagcccttatacatggcatttttcgatcttataaaggcctttgagactgtcgaccgtgagggcttatggagcgtcctaccTCCATtttggatacccccaaaagtttgtcaacatccttcgcctgctccacgacgacatgcaggccgtgatcctcatcAGCGGAtttgttacagacccattccacgttcgaaGCGGGATCAAACAAGGCTTCTTCATCGCTCCaacgcttttctcaatcttcctcgctgccaactccacctcactgtcaacaagctccctgctggagtggaactaaactacagaatcagtgggatgcAGTTTAACCTATGccctctccagaccaggtccaagaccatccaaaCCTCAGTCGTtcaactgcagtatgcggacgatgcctgcgtctgcgcacattctgaggctgaactctaggatatagtcgatgtattcactgaggcatataaaaTCATGGGCCTTGCACTTAACATCCTTATGACAAAGGTCCACTTCAACCTGTCTTCGCCACACAGCACGGCCCCCCAGACATCAGGTATCCACAGATACCTGAAAATGACCAACCCACTGAACCGCACAGAGCTATTAAAAAGACACTGACTCGCAAACAACGGAAGATTCAATTAACCTGGGTAAGAGGTCGTCAACAAGGCTGGCCAGCGGGCATTCGATGTGGTCGTTCGgcccgactgcccgcctctcttccgcggctacgttcgctcccgggtgtccctggagatgaagcaggAGGTGTCCATTggcacgctcgcagccttccgtgagaggagggactggagtgcatcatcacctcgggtatagaattttaatttaatttgttaagtttcctttaaCATCTTTTGTGAAGTTGCAGTCTTTATTGGTTGTGCCTCTTTAAAAAGGGGCCCATGCTTGACTTTAAATTGACAATTGCCACCGACAAAAAGagtcagccaatgatgctcattcttcaaagttcatgactggctctgggagtcatggcccctcctccctttacttgattggtgctctgacAGAGGCTGCAACTTGTGATTGGCTGTTGAGGAATGTCACTCACAGCGAGACTGTCCCGCCCTGGATTATCCAGCAGTACAAAGGCAGGAGTTGAAATTAGCTAACTCTTAGCTTCATGATTTAACAAGGCTTAGATTTTTGGAAAAGCAAATTAGGATGCCCTCTCAATTGTGTCAGAACTACCACAAGGACTGTGAGGCTGCTATCAACCAGCAGGTCAACATGGAGTTCTGTTCCTCCTCTGTTTATCTCTCCATGGTGAGTTTTGTATTTCTGAGCACTTCACAATGCACCTGCTGCAATGTCAATTTACTCGATTCTGTGCTGTGCCCAGCCTGCAATGATGCACAGTGGATTCATTTGTTAAAGCTATACTATAACAGAAGTTGGGAAGCAACTTTTTACACGTGTGGTGGAAGTCTGGAACATATTCTCTCTCTCCTTGCTTCCCACATTCCACCCACCCCAGGTTGTGGCTGTCTGGGCaaggtttttgttgggtaaggctaTCAAGGGATTAGAACATTAGcaataggagtaggtcatttggctgatcttcttcctcaattgcaccttcccgcactatccccatgggCCATAATTTTTACATAAACTCCAATCGCTTCGTAACAAAAGCtcacacaccatttgctttcctaattacttgctggataaatggagttaagctGCAGATCTGAccaaattgaatggtggaacaggtttgaggggctgaacggcctactcctgttcctaatgttcttgAACTCCTCGCTTTAGTTACCAGTTTTTGCCTTctgtcttttttttttttactccctTTGCTTTGTTGGTGGTGAAGCCTTCTGCCATTTTCCCCCTACTTGGTGGAACTCTCCCTTAACCCCTCTGCTTTTCTACCTTGACCTTCATCGATGACCTCAAACTGAGGCGTTGTATCTGGTTGTCTACTTGAATGCCTTGATGTTTAGTTTTGAAGGTGCCAAATGAATGCTGCTTAATTTTGGTTCCACGGGATGAATGTAGCCAGTAACACTTGGGCCAGATGTACTATGTGAATTGTGTGCTGTGACTAGATCTCTACTTTACTTTAAGGGCTTTGCTTCTGGTTCCAGTTGTGCCCATTGTATAGCCTGTACAAAATGGGTCTTGGTCAATAAACCATGATTGGAATGGTACTGTTAATAATCATTCATTTCTAAACCCAGACTTGAGCATTGGGTGCCAAGATTAAGGTTATAGTTTTGAGCATGTTCTATCAAAGCTTAATTGATAACCATGGGATGATGCAGCagtgaaggaggccattctgcctgtgCTGACTGTTGGATGGAGCTATCCAacttgtcccactcccctgctccatCCCATTGGCTGCAAAATTGTCTTTTTTTTTAAGCTGTTGCCATTTAAAttacttccaccatcctttcaagcaccacatgcatttattaaaaaaaataagtTGTCTCTTGttgcctctggtccttttgccaatcacttttgaTTTTCCATTATTCAGCTTCCCTATTGCCCGGGGATTATCCACTCTCTACCACATTAGTGAAGTCAGTCGGCTGGTGCTAGCTTGTGTAACATTGTACATGGAAATTCAGGGAGACATTGTACCCTTTGAAAGAAGCAAAATTGAGTTTCTGTACAATATGCACAATAATGGATCTGCCATGTGATACCCAACTACTCTTCTGATCTTtctgcagtccttctactttgactgggatgatgttgccctgtgtcactttgctgagtttttcaaggagcagtcacatgtggaacgtgagcatgctgagaaactgatggaattccagaatcagCGTGGGGGCTGCAATATCTTGATGTCTGCCAAGGTTTGGCTTCATAAACAATGGGCCTTCTGTCTGACTTCCCTTGGACTGATGGCTCCCCTTACATTCGAAAGCAGTTGGTtccaatttacagcacggaaactaGCCATTTGGacaaactggtctgtgctggtgatcAGGCTCCAGATGTCTCCTCGCACCTTGCTTTATCCAGCAACATAGCCTTCTATTTCTTTTTCTCTCGTGTACTTATTTACCTCCCCCTGAAATACATCTATGCTACTCACCTGATCAATTTGACTCCAGTGCTTGATGGCTTAATGCAGTAATTCTATATTCTAACACATTGCTTCATTGCATCCTTGACTTCTGATTGCATTTTTTTCATCCGTAATTCCTTCAATACTTGTTTGTTTAATCCATTGTAAAGGCACTGTGATGttcctcttcagaaaccagagcagcatgagtggagcaatggtctggaggccatgctgagagctctgcagatggaggagaatatgaaccagagtctgctggatctgcataaacactccactgggagcactgaccctcatgtaagttcctcATGTGGGGTTCTGGGTAAGTTGGAGGTGGTGAAACCTTGCTGTCCTTGAGCCTATTACAAAAATCTCTGCCCAATAGTTTCATGTTGGGGTGTGTTTTTTGGTGGGTGGGACGAGTGGTGCCTGCGGTAGGGACAGAGGTTGGCCTACTGTGGTCATTGGCTAGTAAATGTATCCCAGCAACTATCGTGCAGCACGTTTAATCTaaatgatgcagtaattccattgatttcaattgcaccacttgactaACCTCCAGTTCAAGAGGATTAAAATCCAAACTCTCGATGGGTAAGCTCCGATGTTCCTTGATATCTGCTCCTGGTCACAACTAGTTTCCCTCTTCTCCagttgtgacttcctggagacctactacttggatgaacaagtgaagatgatcaagaagcttggagatcacatcaccaacctgaagagactaggAGCCCCTGaaaatggcctgggagagtacctgtttgataAGTACACCTTTTGGGAAGCGCGATTGAACTGACTGCCAGGAACAAGCATATTGTGCTCAGTACGAGTGTTTATATAATTGTGTGAGACTCTGTCCTGTAGAGAATGACAGCCTGTGACTTTATGCAGGCTGTGAGACTTGGCCTCGTGATGTGAAATGTATATAAACTGTTCAGTATAGGACTGGATTTTATCTCATTGTAAATTTGAGTGAGTGGTTGTTTATTTTCAAATTAACGTCAGACCAGAATTACACTGGGCTGTGTAACCACTTTATTGTTCCTCTTTCCTGCTGGTGTACATATGATTGGTTGAGCTGCATTGTCAAGGTATTGTGTTGAAGATGTCATTCCAATTCTGTATATCCAATGGGAGTAAATTGTTTAGTGCATTTGAGTGATTGTTGCAATGCTGTActccaacaacttgcattgatgtagTACATGTAAAGTTTTGCTCTTTGGGAGTTAATGATGTGGGGGAGAATGCAgcaaagtgaagttgaggccaagatcagatcagttgtGATCTTACGGAATAGTGCAGTaagctcgagggcccaaatggccaactcctgctcctatttctggggGAGGGAACTCTACAGCAGGGGCCTAAGGCAGCTGAATACAAGTAACTGCTCCTACTAATGATGAAtattctctctgccctttacatcaATGGCAACAATTTAACCCCTAAAAGAACAAAGTGTTAGTGCCTGTAATGTTCCATGCATGGAGAGTTTTCCAGTCCATTAGTGTTTAACCATTTCATTCGAAATGAAAACTCCCAGTTTCGGTATTTATTTAAAGTAAGCTACCACCACCATTCTGCGTTACTCCTGTAGACTACACTTCAGGTAGCTCACTTAACTAAACTCTTCGTTGCTCCTATTGACTCTCTGGTCAGCTTTGTGGGCAAAGTAGCACACAATGCTGATTTTCCACTCCCA is a genomic window of Pristiophorus japonicus isolate sPriJap1 chromosome 4, sPriJap1.hap1, whole genome shotgun sequence containing:
- the LOC139262570 gene encoding ferritin, higher subunit-like produces the protein MPSQLCQNYHKDCEAAINQQVNMEFCSSSVYLSMSFYFDWDDVALCHFAEFFKEQSHVEREHAEKLMEFQNQRGGCNILMSAKKPEQHEWSNGLEAMLRALQMEENMNQSLLDLHKHSTGSTDPHVISLFSSCDFLETYYLDEQVKMIKKLGDHITNLKRLGAPENGLGEYLFDKYTFWEARLN
- the LOC139262569 gene encoding ferritin heavy chain B-like gives rise to the protein MASQVCQNYHKECEDAVNKQINMELCSSYVYLSMSFYFDRDDVALCHFAEFFKEQSHEEREHAEKLMQFQNCRGGLIILSDIKKPEQDEWSNGLDAMQRALQMEKNMNQSLLDLHKISTGSTDPHVSSCGFLGNLEVVEHLKMIKKLGDHITNLKSLGASENGLGEYLFDKHTLGESD